Proteins encoded by one window of Dialister pneumosintes:
- a CDS encoding DUF7675 family protein, with translation MSNKVTFYKNKSTDSIYWVDLPEKVGVREFSFDKIKIFNLFADYPHNLTAEQKEIFDKENPYWKKFFAERTA, from the coding sequence GTGTCAAATAAGGTAACGTTTTATAAGAACAAGTCAACAGATTCCATTTATTGGGTGGATTTGCCAGAAAAGGTTGGAGTTAGAGAGTTTTCGTTCGATAAAATAAAAATTTTTAACCTGTTTGCTGACTATCCGCATAATTTAACGGCAGAGCAAAAAGAAATTTTTGATAAAGAGAATCCCTACTGGAAAAAGTTTTTTGCAGAACGAACGGCATAA